DNA sequence from the Caulobacter segnis genome:
TCGGTCTTTCCAGGCCGCGCAATCGGTCTAACCTGATCGTATGACCCTGCCGCCGATCGACGCGAAGTTCGACACGATCAACGACGGCGCCGTGCGCGAGACCGGCGCGGCGCTGAAGCCCAAGCACGCGGCCACCGTGATCATCGTCCGCACCGACGGTCCCCAGCCGCGCCTCCTGATGGGCCGTCGCAACCACGGCCACGCCTTCATGCCCGACAAGTGGGTGTTTCCCGGCGGACGGGTCGACAAGACCGACTACGACGCGCCCAGCGCCAGCGAACTGGCCCCCGAGGTCGCCGCGCGGCTGGAGCAGGAGCCCCGCCACGCCCGGCCCGCGCGCCTGGCCCGGGCGCTGGCCCTGGCGGCCGTGCGCGAGACCTTCGAGGAGACGGGCCTGCTGCTGGCCAGGAAAGCCCCTGAGCGCCCCGGCGCGGGGCCCTGGCGGCCGTTCCTGGCCCAGGGCGCCCTGCCCGACCTTCTGCCGCTCAGCTTCGTCGCCCGCGCCATCACCCCGCCCTATCGCCCGCGCCGCTTCGACGCCCGCTTCTTCATGGCCCCCGCCGAGGCGCTGCTCAGCCTGGACCGCCGTCCCGACTGCGGCGAACTGGATGAGATCGCCTGGGTCGACTTCCAGGAAGCCATGGCCCTGGACCTGCCCAACATCACCCGCTTCGTGGTCCACGAAATCGGACAAAGGCTGGCCGAGACTGGACGACCGGCCCCCTTCATGCGTTTCCTGAACGGCAAGCGGCGTCTGACCCACCTCTAGCGTGGGCTCCTCTTCTTCTTAGAGGGGACTGGGGAGGAGATTCGCGATGATCGGTTCGATTCTAGCCTTGGCCCTGGCCGCGACGCCGGCGGCGGCGCCATCCGAGATCGACAAGCTGGCCTTCATCGGCGGCTGCTGGACCCTGACCCGGCCCAACGGCACGAAGATCGATGAGCAGTGGCTGGCTCCGGCCGGCGGCGCGATGATCGGCATGAGTCGCAGCGTCCGCGACGGCAAGCTGCGCGAGTTCGAGTTCATGCGCATCCTGCCCGCCGCCGACGGCAAGCTGCAGTACGTGGCGCTTCCCTCGGGCCAGACCGAGGCGGCTTTCCCGATCAAAGAGATCGCCGAGAACACGGTGACCTTCGAAAACCCGCAGCACGACTTTCCGCAGCGGATTCTGTATCGCCTGGTCGACAAGGACACCCTGGTGGCCCGGATCGAAGGCTCCGTCGGGGGTCAGGCCCGCTCGGCGGACTTTCCGTATAAGCGGTGTCCCGTCGGCAACTGACTCCGGCAATTGACTTTGAGTCACCGATGAGTATGTTCCGCGCCTCTCATTTCCAACGCGCGGGAACCTGCGCGACCACCGCAGGGATTCGACCATGGCCAAACCGGCTTCCATCAAGATCCGCCTGAACTCGACGGCGGACACCGGCTTCTTCTACGTCACCAAGAAGAACGCCCGCACCAAGACCGAGAAGATGGTGCTGAAGAAGTACGACCCGGTCATCCGCAAGCACGTCGAATTCCGCGAAGGCAAGATCAAGTAAGATCGGCCTTTAGCGCTGAAACGACAAAACGCCCGGCTAGCGATAGCCGGGCGTTTTCGATTCCGTCTTCCCCCTGCGGGAAGGATTTAAGCGGCGGACCTACCACCGCCCTCCGGTCCACAGCCAGCGGAGCACCGCGAAGCCGCCCCACAGGACCGTGAGCGCCGCCAGGATCGAGCCGACGCACAGGGCCAGGAACGCGCCCATGACGGCGACGCTGGCCAGGCCGGTCGCTGGATGGTCCCAGGCTTCGCCTCCCACCAGGAAGAGAATGCAGCAAGCCACCAGGCCCAAGAGCAGCCAATGGCCCGCGAACGAGCGCTTTCTGAAACTGATTCCTCTCGCCATCCCCCGCCTCCCTCATAGGATGTATTGAGCACAATGCTCAACAAGGGTGTGGAGAAGGTAAAAAAGCCGCCCTAATCAAAGCTTAGCAATGACTACCGTACGCGAGGGGCCGGCAGGCGCCGTCGATGTCGGCCGGCGGCGTCACGCCGGTAACCGCCGCGATGGTCGGGGCGATGTCCACGGTGTCCAGCGGCAGCACCCGCTCGTGCGGGCTGGCGCCCTTCCACCAGAACAGGATCGGCACGCGACGATCATAGTCCCAGGGGCTGCCGTGGGTCGAGACATAGGTCGTCCCGGCCGTGGCGGGCACGCGATAGGGCTTGAAGGCGACCAGGATATCGCCGACGCGGCCAGGATACGCGCTGCGACGCAGGCGCTCGGCCACCGACAGCTCCTCGGGGAAGGCGTCGGACGGCGCGGCCGCCAGGGTCAGGATGGCGTTGGAGTCATAGGCTTCGGCCACCGCCGGGTCCTTGTTGATCAGCACGAGGGCCGCGGCGGTGATGCGGGCCCGGTCGGTGATCGAGGGCGTCTTGCGGTCGGGACCGACGACATAGACCTGGTCGATGCCGCCATCGGCCATCAGCGGATCCCACGACAGGTTCAGATCCTTGCGCAGCTGGGCGTTCAGCCCAGCGATCCACGGCTTGCCGATCACGCGCTCGCTGTCATAGCCCTCGCCCGCCAGGCGCTCGGCGAAGTCGGCGCCGCCGTGGTCGGCGGCCAACACTACCAGGACCCCGCCCTTGACCTTGTCCAGGCTCTTGAGGAACACGCCCAGGCGCTGGTCCAGGCGGGTGATCTGGTCGCACATCTCCGGACCGCGCGTACCGTAGCGGTGACCGATGAAGTCGGTGGCCGACAGGCTGACGGTCAGAACGTCGACCTGCGGGCCGTCGCCCAGGCCGTAGGTCTCGCGCAGGCCCTGGGCCAGCTCCAGGGTCGCCTGGTCGGTATAGGGGCTGGCGTAGAGGTCGCGCAGCTTGTCGGCCTCGCTGATCGCGGCCGGGACCGGCAGGGCCGCGCGCCACGCGCGGTCGCCGGTCTTGTAAGAGGCCTCCAGGGCCTTGCAGCGCTTGGCCGAGGCCTTGTCGTAGTCCCAGGTGAAGGGATGCTTCTTCAGGTCCGCCGCCAGCCTGGCGTTGAAGGCGGCGACGGGCTTGAGGCGCTGCTCGGCC
Encoded proteins:
- a CDS encoding alkaline phosphatase family protein; its protein translation is MLTSGLLAAAVSTGFAAQAQTKPDPKLVVVISVDQFSANLYAQHRGEFTGGLATLSQGVVYPNGYQSHAFTETCPGHSTLLTGKHPNKTGISANDWYDRATGKTVYCLADPTVTPADDPKGRAVSPANMVATTYGDWLKAVSPNSRVFGVSGKDRGAITMSGHHADGQFWYQPGFGFTTWVPEGQTAEQRLKPVAAFNARLAADLKKHPFTWDYDKASAKRCKALEASYKTGDRAWRAALPVPAAISEADKLRDLYASPYTDQATLELAQGLRETYGLGDGPQVDVLTVSLSATDFIGHRYGTRGPEMCDQITRLDQRLGVFLKSLDKVKGGVLVVLAADHGGADFAERLAGEGYDSERVIGKPWIAGLNAQLRKDLNLSWDPLMADGGIDQVYVVGPDRKTPSITDRARITAAALVLINKDPAVAEAYDSNAILTLAAAPSDAFPEELSVAERLRRSAYPGRVGDILVAFKPYRVPATAGTTYVSTHGSPWDYDRRVPILFWWKGASPHERVLPLDTVDIAPTIAAVTGVTPPADIDGACRPLAYGSHC
- a CDS encoding DUF6265 family protein, yielding MIGSILALALAATPAAAPSEIDKLAFIGGCWTLTRPNGTKIDEQWLAPAGGAMIGMSRSVRDGKLREFEFMRILPAADGKLQYVALPSGQTEAAFPIKEIAENTVTFENPQHDFPQRILYRLVDKDTLVARIEGSVGGQARSADFPYKRCPVGN
- the rpmG gene encoding 50S ribosomal protein L33, with amino-acid sequence MAKPASIKIRLNSTADTGFFYVTKKNARTKTEKMVLKKYDPVIRKHVEFREGKIK
- a CDS encoding NUDIX hydrolase; translation: MTLPPIDAKFDTINDGAVRETGAALKPKHAATVIIVRTDGPQPRLLMGRRNHGHAFMPDKWVFPGGRVDKTDYDAPSASELAPEVAARLEQEPRHARPARLARALALAAVRETFEETGLLLARKAPERPGAGPWRPFLAQGALPDLLPLSFVARAITPPYRPRRFDARFFMAPAEALLSLDRRPDCGELDEIAWVDFQEAMALDLPNITRFVVHEIGQRLAETGRPAPFMRFLNGKRRLTHL